A genomic region of Drosophila kikkawai strain 14028-0561.14 chromosome X, DkikHiC1v2, whole genome shotgun sequence contains the following coding sequences:
- the su(sable) gene encoding protein suppressor of sable isoform X1: MSSVVADVPVIDLAEDLEDGEIDDEEDEEEAHLQAQQAMKPQQQTLQLASPAEEDVQFVGVVEVKNKVAVANEDVFVVGLPPPGSDSGGQQQHQHNHNSSSGGGGKSKKPRPLEDDHASSIENAIANALKKKGIEPPMPRMRSLNQDMGDGGHTEGLGMAMGQGSSEPTTGGVLQPSRNSRRRKRKKTREREQKKDKDNSQKRARRAEEDETSGTAAAADVSDDDMDEYEMMNVRGGSPPPAGAAAPPSAQASQRFGGPDWDIMGDGPSGGGAGGGYDSQQDPYSSYDSYSEDEAAAAGGGLNSQQRRRMRRDKEQRNNRKRRDRDRNDTGMGGAKRNRRDSADGGGNGGGGGMDKMSGRIDPRKLELCKFYLMDCCAKREKCSYMHKEFPCKYYYLGMDCYAGDDCLFHHGEPLSEQLRNVLLKHMETAPKEILGDFKRKSRDVALGQMTRRHEQLCEQFKKENTWSTVVSGGMGRRQDQHQQQHQMQQQQQQQQQQHQQQQQQAQMQVAEVGGCIPSLLDIVINPPHQEKKRKSRWEGKTTAKATGGGAESDNASLAAAEPSKPSLPAHLELANLSHVLSPEHMAKLNKLGISNLEQMMQVPFGQLKEVGLTLVEIGEIQRMAEEAKPPTQPEQADSNHPAKAAETETNSNSNSNGFIMVDYTQYLKDAHVSFSTNDPLDDDRDDDEQLVIDDGNESAADEEEQKASSPSKPVSAGRQNSASEEAPLPSVFDLPSFMSNMLGKGSSATQVLPASATSPSQEMSPSVQAGGDLAGLRPVPGGSNSSNVFSRLLFGDRQPDAEARAAFYRDIIRNPFKAHSGDGESSNENSNHSNSRSVTPTPTPEPGSQSPKQEDAETSQQPRATSSLYTRSSMYDFDPSRAEKLPLGRNSRLGEDEDNSQSQDRDIDMRLPFEPMKHYMPATEIDAAIFSHTPLRWQLVEVAVELPDYRQQRTNARHKEQRDLRDPRVRRILGLPELPDMVGSLGSSATSTASSTQSGAGDSFGRAAAAGIASPESETSARDATPVSPPPVLSILPPMNTPPPLITIPPPNVKMEKPAARADPRRDPRRAHLQAQAQAQAQAQTPAQSQTRATNVSGGSKQISEIRNIMQSSPWYKDLGSNNKIMVNQQLALVFTELKKYHQLPEDAPKIFDVSFIVNNATLQQIFAKLFIFVDDNGQVVQLPEESSNSGGSRSGMGVGAGTGAGAGGGVVLPNMSQPPPNLAQMLRQPPPNVMQMSGMMMQMGNYIPPFNQPPPCLMPGAGGGGGPPVGVPNGNPFNPFANNNNNGGGGNGNGNGGGGNGNGGGMGNMNSMGNMGVGMPFNNGMPFKNFNNGNGNNGGGGGGRHFAGGNNGGNKRNHRGGNQRNRNNI, translated from the exons ATGTCCTCCGTTGTGGCGGATGTACCAGTAATTGATTTGGCGGAGGATCTCGAGGATGGCGAGatcgatgacgaggaggacgaggaggaggcgcACCTGCAAGCTCAGCAGGCAATGAAGCCCCAGCAACAAACGCTCCAGCTGGCTTCCCCAGCGGAAGAAGATGTCCAATTTGTGGGCGTCGTTGAAGTCAAGAACAAAGTAGCCGTAGCCAACGAGGATGTCTTCGTTGTGGGATTACCACCACCGGGGTCCGATTCCGGtggccaacaacaacatcaacacaACCACAATAgtagcagcggcggcggcggaaagTCAAAGAAACCGCGGCCATTGGAAG ATGATCACGCCTCTAGCATTGAGAACGCCATTGCGAATGCTTTGAAGAAGAAGGGCATCGAGCCGCCAATGCCACGGATGCGTTCCCTTAACCAGGACATGGGCGATGGCGGCCACACGGAGGGATTGGGAATGGCAATGGGACAGGGATCGAGTGAGCCAACCACTGGCGGCGTCCTGCAGCCCAGTCGCAACAGCAGGCGAAGGAAGCGCAAAAAAACACGTGAACGCGAGCAGAAGAAGGACAAAGACAACAGCCAG AAACGGGCACGTCGCGCTGAAGAGGACGAGACTTCCGGCACGGCGGCCGCTGCCGACGTTAGCGATGACGACATGGACGAATACGAGATGATGAACGTCCGCGGCGGCAGTCCACCGCCCGCTGGTGCAGCAGCGCCGCCCTCAGCCCAAGCCAGCCAACGTTTCGGCGGTCCCGATTGGGATATTATGGGCGACGGGCCGTCGGGCGGCGGTGCAGGCGGTGGCTACGACTCACAGCAGGATCCCTACAGCAGCTACGATTCGTATTCCGAGGACGAGGCGGCTGCAGCCGGCGGCGGACTCAACAGTCAGCAACGGCGGCGCATGCGGCGTGACAAGGAGCAGCGTAACAATCGAAAGCGCAGGGATCGGGATCGCAATGACACCGGCATGGGCGGAGCAAAGCGCAATCGTCGCGACTCCGCTGATGGCGGTGGCaacggcggtggtggtggaaTGGACAAGATGAGCGGTCGCATCGATCCTCGCAAACTAGAGCTGTGCAAGTTCTATTTGATGGACTGCTGTGCCAAGCGGGAGAAATGCTCTTACATGCACAAGGAGTTCCCATGCAAATACTATTATTTGGGCATGGATTGCTACGCCGGCGACGATTGCCTCTTCCATCATGGCGAGCCGCTGTCCGAGCAGTTGCGCAACGTCCTGCTGAAGCACATGGAAACGGCGCCCAAGGAGATCCTCGGCGACTTCAAGCGCAAGTCTAGGGACGTTGCTCTGGGCCAGATGACGCGGCGGCACGAACAGCTATGCGAGCAGTTCAAGAAGGAGAATACCTGGAGCACAGTGGTGAGCGGTGGAATGGGCAGGCGCCAGGAccagcatcaacagcaacatcagatgcagcagcagcaacagcaacaacagcagcagcatcagcagcagcagcagcaggcgcaaaTGCAGGTAGCGGAGGTGGGCGGGTGCATTCCGTCTCTTTTAGATATTGTGATTAACCCACCTCATCAGGAGAAAAAGCGCAAGTCCCGATGGGAAGGAAAGACCACAGCAAAGGCaactggaggaggagcagagtCGGACAACGCATCCCTAGCAGCGGCCGAGCCCAGCAAGCCATCGTTGCCGGCCCATCTGGAGCTGGCCAATCTCAGTCACGTCCTAAGTCCCGAGCACATGGCCAAGCTGAACAAACTGGGCATCAGCAATCTGGAGCAGATGATGCAGGTGCCCTTTGGCCAGCTGAAGGAGGTGGGTCTGACGCTGGTCGAGATCGGTGAGATTCAGCGAATGGCCGAGGAAGCAAAGCCCCCGACGCAGCCGGAACAAGCAGACAG CAATCACCCGGCGAAGgcggcggaaacggaaaccaACAGCAACTCAAACAGCAATGGCTTCATCATGGTGGATTACACGCAGTATTTGAAGGATGCCCATGTCAGCTTCTCGACCAACGATCCGC TGGACGACGATCGGGACGATGACGAGCAGCTGGTAATCGATGATGGCAACGAGTCGGCCgccgacgaggaggagcaaaAGGCCAGCAGTCCTTCAAAGCCGGTGTCAGCGGGTCGCCAGAATTCCGCATCCGAGGAGGCGCCTCTGCCGTCCGTGTTCGATTTGCCAAGCTTCATGAGCAATATGCTCGGCAAGGGCTCATCGGCGACGCAAGTTTTGCCGGCTAGCGCCACCTCGCCCAGCCAGGAGATGTCGCCATCGGTTCAAGCGGGCGGCGATCTCGCCGGGCTACGACCAGTGCCCGGCGGCAGCAACAGCTCGAATGTGTTCAGCCGCCTTTTGTTCGGCGACAGGCAACCTGATGCGGAGGCCAGAGCGGCTTTCTACCGCGACATCATACGCAATCCGTTCAAGGCGCACAGCGGCGACGGGGAGTCCAGCAATGAGAACTCAAACCACTCGAATTCACGCTCGGTGACACCGACGCCAACGCCGGAGCCGGGATCGCAGTCACCCAAACAGGAGGATGCAGAGACGTCGCAACAGCCTCGAGCCACGTCCTCGCTGTATACCCGCTCTTCCATGTACGACTTCGATCCCAGCCGGGCGGAGAAGCTGCCACTGGGCCGGAATAGCCGACTGGGCGAGGATGAGGATAATTCGCAGTCGCAGGATAGGGACATCGACATGAGGCTGCCGTTTGAGCCAATGAAACACTATATGCCTGCCACGGAAATAGATGCGGCAATCTTCTCCCATACTCCGCTTCGCTGGCAGCTGGTTGAGGTGGCTGTGGAACTGCCGGACTACCGCCAGCAGCGGACCAATGCACGGCACAAGGAGCAACGCGATCTGCGAGATCCGCGAGTTCGTCGCATTCTCGGATTGCCCGAGTTACCAGACATGGTTGGGTCCTTGGGCTCCTCCGCAACTTCCACCGCGAGCAGCACTCAATCGGGGGCAGGCGATAGCTTTGGACGTGCCGCAGCTGCCGGTATAGCATCGCCTGAATCGGAGACTAGTGCACGCGATGCCACGCCCGTGTCGCCGCCGCCAGTGCTGAGTATTCTGCCCCCGATGAATACCCCTCCGCCGTTAATAACTATCCCGCCGCCAAATGTGAAGATGGAGAAGCCCGCTGCTCGAGCCGATCCACGCCGCGATCCCAGGAGAGCACATCTTCAGGCAcaggcccaggcccaggctCAAGCTCAAACACCGGCCCAAAGCCAAACGCGTGCCACAAATGTCTCTGGTGGCAGCAAGCAAATCTCCGAGATCCGCAACATAATGCAGAGCTCGCCCTGGTACAAGGATcttggcagcaacaacaagatcATGGTCAACCAACAGCTCGCGTTGGTGTTCACCGAACTGAAGAAGTACCACCAGCTGCCGGAGGATGCGCCCAAGATTTTCGATGTCAGCTTCATTGTTAACAATGCGACGCTACAGCAGATCTTCGCCAAGCTGTTCATCTTTGTCGACGACAATGGCCAGGTGGTGCAGCTTCCCGAAGAGAGCAGCAATAGCGGCGGATCACGATCAGGCATGGGAGTTGGAGCCggaactggagctggagctggtggaggCGTAGTCCTCCCGAACATGTCGCAGCCGCCGCCAAATCTGGCGCAAATGCTGCGCCAGCCGCCGCCGAATGTCATGCAAATGTCCGGCATGATGATGCAGATGGGTAACTATATACCGCCTTTTAACCAGCCGCCGCCTTGTCTTATgccaggagctggaggaggaggcggaccTCCCGTGGGAGTGCCGAACGGCAATCCCTTTAATCCCtttgccaacaacaacaacaatggtggaggaggaaacggaaacggaaatggcggaggcggaaatggaaatggaggaGGCATGGGCAACATGAATTCCATGGGCAACATGGGCGTGGGTATGCCCTTTAACAACGGCATGCCCTTCAAGAATTTCAacaacggaaacggaaacaacggtggtggtggtggcggaaGACACTTTGCGGGCGGAAATAATGGCGGAAACAAACGCAATCACCGCGGCGGTAACCAGCGGAATCGCAATAACATCTGA
- the su(sable) gene encoding protein suppressor of sable isoform X4 produces MILKRARRAEEDETSGTAAAADVSDDDMDEYEMMNVRGGSPPPAGAAAPPSAQASQRFGGPDWDIMGDGPSGGGAGGGYDSQQDPYSSYDSYSEDEAAAAGGGLNSQQRRRMRRDKEQRNNRKRRDRDRNDTGMGGAKRNRRDSADGGGNGGGGGMDKMSGRIDPRKLELCKFYLMDCCAKREKCSYMHKEFPCKYYYLGMDCYAGDDCLFHHGEPLSEQLRNVLLKHMETAPKEILGDFKRKSRDVALGQMTRRHEQLCEQFKKENTWSTVVSGGMGRRQDQHQQQHQMQQQQQQQQQQHQQQQQQAQMQVAEVGGCIPSLLDIVINPPHQEKKRKSRWEGKTTAKATGGGAESDNASLAAAEPSKPSLPAHLELANLSHVLSPEHMAKLNKLGISNLEQMMQVPFGQLKEVGLTLVEIGEIQRMAEEAKPPTQPEQADSNHPAKAAETETNSNSNSNGFIMVDYTQYLKDAHVSFSTNDPLDDDRDDDEQLVIDDGNESAADEEEQKASSPSKPVSAGRQNSASEEAPLPSVFDLPSFMSNMLGKGSSATQVLPASATSPSQEMSPSVQAGGDLAGLRPVPGGSNSSNVFSRLLFGDRQPDAEARAAFYRDIIRNPFKAHSGDGESSNENSNHSNSRSVTPTPTPEPGSQSPKQEDAETSQQPRATSSLYTRSSMYDFDPSRAEKLPLGRNSRLGEDEDNSQSQDRDIDMRLPFEPMKHYMPATEIDAAIFSHTPLRWQLVEVAVELPDYRQQRTNARHKEQRDLRDPRVRRILGLPELPDMVGSLGSSATSTASSTQSGAGDSFGRAAAAGIASPESETSARDATPVSPPPVLSILPPMNTPPPLITIPPPNVKMEKPAARADPRRDPRRAHLQAQAQAQAQAQTPAQSQTRATNVSGGSKQISEIRNIMQSSPWYKDLGSNNKIMVNQQLALVFTELKKYHQLPEDAPKIFDVSFIVNNATLQQIFAKLFIFVDDNGQVVQLPEESSNSGGSRSGMGVGAGTGAGAGGGVVLPNMSQPPPNLAQMLRQPPPNVMQMSGMMMQMGNYIPPFNQPPPCLMPGAGGGGGPPVGVPNGNPFNPFANNNNNGGGGNGNGNGGGGNGNGGGMGNMNSMGNMGVGMPFNNGMPFKNFNNGNGNNGGGGGGRHFAGGNNGGNKRNHRGGNQRNRNNI; encoded by the exons ATGATTCTA AAACGGGCACGTCGCGCTGAAGAGGACGAGACTTCCGGCACGGCGGCCGCTGCCGACGTTAGCGATGACGACATGGACGAATACGAGATGATGAACGTCCGCGGCGGCAGTCCACCGCCCGCTGGTGCAGCAGCGCCGCCCTCAGCCCAAGCCAGCCAACGTTTCGGCGGTCCCGATTGGGATATTATGGGCGACGGGCCGTCGGGCGGCGGTGCAGGCGGTGGCTACGACTCACAGCAGGATCCCTACAGCAGCTACGATTCGTATTCCGAGGACGAGGCGGCTGCAGCCGGCGGCGGACTCAACAGTCAGCAACGGCGGCGCATGCGGCGTGACAAGGAGCAGCGTAACAATCGAAAGCGCAGGGATCGGGATCGCAATGACACCGGCATGGGCGGAGCAAAGCGCAATCGTCGCGACTCCGCTGATGGCGGTGGCaacggcggtggtggtggaaTGGACAAGATGAGCGGTCGCATCGATCCTCGCAAACTAGAGCTGTGCAAGTTCTATTTGATGGACTGCTGTGCCAAGCGGGAGAAATGCTCTTACATGCACAAGGAGTTCCCATGCAAATACTATTATTTGGGCATGGATTGCTACGCCGGCGACGATTGCCTCTTCCATCATGGCGAGCCGCTGTCCGAGCAGTTGCGCAACGTCCTGCTGAAGCACATGGAAACGGCGCCCAAGGAGATCCTCGGCGACTTCAAGCGCAAGTCTAGGGACGTTGCTCTGGGCCAGATGACGCGGCGGCACGAACAGCTATGCGAGCAGTTCAAGAAGGAGAATACCTGGAGCACAGTGGTGAGCGGTGGAATGGGCAGGCGCCAGGAccagcatcaacagcaacatcagatgcagcagcagcaacagcaacaacagcagcagcatcagcagcagcagcagcaggcgcaaaTGCAGGTAGCGGAGGTGGGCGGGTGCATTCCGTCTCTTTTAGATATTGTGATTAACCCACCTCATCAGGAGAAAAAGCGCAAGTCCCGATGGGAAGGAAAGACCACAGCAAAGGCaactggaggaggagcagagtCGGACAACGCATCCCTAGCAGCGGCCGAGCCCAGCAAGCCATCGTTGCCGGCCCATCTGGAGCTGGCCAATCTCAGTCACGTCCTAAGTCCCGAGCACATGGCCAAGCTGAACAAACTGGGCATCAGCAATCTGGAGCAGATGATGCAGGTGCCCTTTGGCCAGCTGAAGGAGGTGGGTCTGACGCTGGTCGAGATCGGTGAGATTCAGCGAATGGCCGAGGAAGCAAAGCCCCCGACGCAGCCGGAACAAGCAGACAG CAATCACCCGGCGAAGgcggcggaaacggaaaccaACAGCAACTCAAACAGCAATGGCTTCATCATGGTGGATTACACGCAGTATTTGAAGGATGCCCATGTCAGCTTCTCGACCAACGATCCGC TGGACGACGATCGGGACGATGACGAGCAGCTGGTAATCGATGATGGCAACGAGTCGGCCgccgacgaggaggagcaaaAGGCCAGCAGTCCTTCAAAGCCGGTGTCAGCGGGTCGCCAGAATTCCGCATCCGAGGAGGCGCCTCTGCCGTCCGTGTTCGATTTGCCAAGCTTCATGAGCAATATGCTCGGCAAGGGCTCATCGGCGACGCAAGTTTTGCCGGCTAGCGCCACCTCGCCCAGCCAGGAGATGTCGCCATCGGTTCAAGCGGGCGGCGATCTCGCCGGGCTACGACCAGTGCCCGGCGGCAGCAACAGCTCGAATGTGTTCAGCCGCCTTTTGTTCGGCGACAGGCAACCTGATGCGGAGGCCAGAGCGGCTTTCTACCGCGACATCATACGCAATCCGTTCAAGGCGCACAGCGGCGACGGGGAGTCCAGCAATGAGAACTCAAACCACTCGAATTCACGCTCGGTGACACCGACGCCAACGCCGGAGCCGGGATCGCAGTCACCCAAACAGGAGGATGCAGAGACGTCGCAACAGCCTCGAGCCACGTCCTCGCTGTATACCCGCTCTTCCATGTACGACTTCGATCCCAGCCGGGCGGAGAAGCTGCCACTGGGCCGGAATAGCCGACTGGGCGAGGATGAGGATAATTCGCAGTCGCAGGATAGGGACATCGACATGAGGCTGCCGTTTGAGCCAATGAAACACTATATGCCTGCCACGGAAATAGATGCGGCAATCTTCTCCCATACTCCGCTTCGCTGGCAGCTGGTTGAGGTGGCTGTGGAACTGCCGGACTACCGCCAGCAGCGGACCAATGCACGGCACAAGGAGCAACGCGATCTGCGAGATCCGCGAGTTCGTCGCATTCTCGGATTGCCCGAGTTACCAGACATGGTTGGGTCCTTGGGCTCCTCCGCAACTTCCACCGCGAGCAGCACTCAATCGGGGGCAGGCGATAGCTTTGGACGTGCCGCAGCTGCCGGTATAGCATCGCCTGAATCGGAGACTAGTGCACGCGATGCCACGCCCGTGTCGCCGCCGCCAGTGCTGAGTATTCTGCCCCCGATGAATACCCCTCCGCCGTTAATAACTATCCCGCCGCCAAATGTGAAGATGGAGAAGCCCGCTGCTCGAGCCGATCCACGCCGCGATCCCAGGAGAGCACATCTTCAGGCAcaggcccaggcccaggctCAAGCTCAAACACCGGCCCAAAGCCAAACGCGTGCCACAAATGTCTCTGGTGGCAGCAAGCAAATCTCCGAGATCCGCAACATAATGCAGAGCTCGCCCTGGTACAAGGATcttggcagcaacaacaagatcATGGTCAACCAACAGCTCGCGTTGGTGTTCACCGAACTGAAGAAGTACCACCAGCTGCCGGAGGATGCGCCCAAGATTTTCGATGTCAGCTTCATTGTTAACAATGCGACGCTACAGCAGATCTTCGCCAAGCTGTTCATCTTTGTCGACGACAATGGCCAGGTGGTGCAGCTTCCCGAAGAGAGCAGCAATAGCGGCGGATCACGATCAGGCATGGGAGTTGGAGCCggaactggagctggagctggtggaggCGTAGTCCTCCCGAACATGTCGCAGCCGCCGCCAAATCTGGCGCAAATGCTGCGCCAGCCGCCGCCGAATGTCATGCAAATGTCCGGCATGATGATGCAGATGGGTAACTATATACCGCCTTTTAACCAGCCGCCGCCTTGTCTTATgccaggagctggaggaggaggcggaccTCCCGTGGGAGTGCCGAACGGCAATCCCTTTAATCCCtttgccaacaacaacaacaatggtggaggaggaaacggaaacggaaatggcggaggcggaaatggaaatggaggaGGCATGGGCAACATGAATTCCATGGGCAACATGGGCGTGGGTATGCCCTTTAACAACGGCATGCCCTTCAAGAATTTCAacaacggaaacggaaacaacggtggtggtggtggcggaaGACACTTTGCGGGCGGAAATAATGGCGGAAACAAACGCAATCACCGCGGCGGTAACCAGCGGAATCGCAATAACATCTGA